The Siansivirga zeaxanthinifaciens CC-SAMT-1 region AATTTATAAAGCATGTTTATCTACTGCATATAACAATGATGAAACAAATAATAGAGAGGCAAAAATAACTTCAGATGAGTTGTCTATTATTTTAACTTTATCAAAACAGCTCGGTTTATCTCAAGAAGATGTCAAACTAATAAATTATACAATATTACCAATTAAAAAATCTGACATACAAGATGTAATTAACAATTTAAAAAACCTTGGTGTTGTATTCTTCTCTAAAAAAGAAAATACAATTTATGTTGCAGATGAAATGGTAAGACTTTTACGAACTGTTAGAAAAAAAGAAGTTGCTGAAAAATTCTATCGAAGAACTTTAAAATTACTTAGAGAGCCAATTATAAACCAAATAGCCAAGGAGCATAATATTGATAGAAAATTACCATTGTCTCAAAAAGTTGAAGAAATTATAAAAGAAGGTATTTCATTTACAGATTTACTTTCAAACGAAATATATAAACCTGGAATAACTTTAACTGAAAAAAAGAAAACCTTAAACGAGCTTTGTGAAAAAGGATTGAATATAAATAATTTGAAAGGAAGCACTTTAGAAGACAAAATAAGTAGTCTCATTGAACATTTTGAAAATGTAGAAAAGGATGAAAAAGTAGGAATTTCAATTGATGGTTTTGATAAAATGTTGAAAGAATTAAATGAATCTTTACCTAAATTAAACAAAGACTTGAAAGTACAATTTGAGTTACAAGATGAATATGTTTTGAGTGCCGATTTTTTACTTGACTATAATATTAAACCAAGAGATATATTAGATTTAATTGAAAAACCTGACTTAACGAAATTCATAAAGAATCATGGTATTAAACAACGTGGTGATGATATTTTAAACATACTTGAACATTACAAAGATGTAGAAAATTTGTATCTGGAAAATTATGAAAATGTTGGATATAGAAACTTAAACATATTAAAGGAAAATGGAATTCTTGTTAAAGAAAGTGAGCTCGGTTTAAAATTTGAAGAATTAACTAAAATTATTTTTAAATCATTAGGATTTAATGTTGATGAAGCATTTAAAAGTGAATTAAACACTCAAAAAGATATGATGGATATAATTCTCAATTTAGGGAATAATGAAATTATAATAGTAGAGTGTAAAACTATTAAAGAAAAAGGATATAATAAGTTTAGTACCGTTTCGAGACAACTAAAATCGTATCAAAACTTAGCATTAAAAAACAATTTAAGAATTGTAAAAATTTTACTTGTTGCACCAGAATTTAGTGATGATTTTATCTATGACTGTGAGATGGATACTGAAATGAATCTGTCTCTTTTAACGGCCTCTACATTATCAAAAATTCATGATGCTTTTAAAACATCAAAATATCAAGAGTTTCCTCATGTTTTATTTAGGGATATAGTTATAAATGAAGAAAGAGTCATTAAAGCTTTATCCAAGTAATTAATAGTCTAAAAAACAGGTCTATCTTTTAAATCAAAAAACAAAACTTTGCAAACACCCGCGTTAGAGATTGCAGTGAAAATCCTTTTTTGAGGTACGAAAAAAAGATTGTAACGAAAAGCTCGACCATAGCCGTAGAGCTAACGAAGGCTATGGTAACGCCCAAGAAAAGTTAATCTTCTAATTCTTGGTGCTTGGCATAATTACGCCACTTTTCGATACATTGTTGTATATCGTCTGGTATGGGCGCCTCGAATTTTAAAAACTCGCCGGTTCGAGGGTGTTCGAAACCTAGAGTTTTAGCGTGTAGTGCCTGACGGGGTAATATTTTAAAGCAATTTTCTACGAATTGTTTGTACTTGGTAAAGGTGGTTCCTTTGAGCACTTTTTCGCCGCCGTAACGTTCGTCGTTAAATAGGGTGTGCCCAATGTGTTTCATGTGCACACGAATTTGGTGGGTACGGCCGGTTTCTAGTTTACAGGACACCAAGGTTACGTACCCCAAGCGTTCGAGGACCTTATAATGGGTTATGGCGGGTTTGCCTTTGTCGGCTTCGTCGCCCAGAAAAACGGTGTTTTGGAGTCTGTTTTTTGGGTGTCGGCCAATGTTGCCTTCTACGGTTCCTTCGTCTTCTTCAATATTTCCCCAAACAATGGCAACATATTCGCGCTCGCTGGTTTTTTCGGCAAATTGCAATGATAGATGCGTCATGGCTTGCTCGGTTTTTGCAACCACTAAAAGTCCGCTAGTATCTTTATCGATGCGATGGACCAAGCCCGGGCGTTCGCTGGAGTTATTTGGTAAATTATCAAATCTGTAAATTAAAGCATTTATTAAAGTGCCCGAGTAGTTGCCGTGTCCTGGATGCACAACCATGCCTGCTGGTTTATTTACAACCAACAAATCGTTGTCTTCGTAAACAACATCTAAAGGAATATTTTCGCCAACCAACAAATTTTCGTGTGGCGGATGAGTAAATAACACGCGTATTTTATCGTAGGGCTTAACCTTGTAATTAGATTTTACGGGGGTGTTATTTACAAAAATACTTCCGTTTTTGGCTGCTGCCTGAATTTTATTTCTGGTAGCATTTTCAACGAAATTCATTAAGTATTTATCGATTCGAAGTGGGTTTTGCCCCTTATCGACTGTAAAAGCAAAATGCTCGTACAGGTCGCTTTCTTCGTCGAAATTATCTGGTGTGTAGTTTTCCATAATTAGGGTCTGTTTCCATTGCCCAACACCAGGTCTATAACCGATGTTTTTGGTAATTTTTCGCCCGGGCTAATGGCTTTACCTTTGTGTTCCATTTTTAAAACCATGTCTTTGGCTATATTATCGACATATTTTAATTTGCCAATTTTAAAACCTAAGGCTTCTAATGTTGGTTTTGCTTGTCTAAAGGTACGTTCTTTTAAATCGGGAACCAGAATTTTTCTGTATCCAGATGGGTTTAATGTTATGTATATTTTTCTGCCATCTTTAACCTGATTTCCAGCAGCAGGCTCTTGATCGATGACCGAAAACTTCGGGTAATCGGGATTGTAATTCGCAGAATCTTGAACTTGTAAAACTAAATTATTTTCTTCCACCTCCATGGTAGCAACACTTAGCGATTTTCCTTTTAAATCGGGAACAATTTCAAAACTACCATGATTTGTAGTAATGTTTAACCACTTTAAAAGAATAAAAGTTAGTAATACAATGGCTAATGCAGCTAACAAAATTTGTTTTAAAAAAACTTTGCTGGAAAGGAATTTAATAATACTCATGTATTGAATTTTATATTAGGCAAATATATAAAAACAGAACTGTTTTTTCTTTCGCAATTTAAGTGATATTTTAGCTTAACTAATATTAGATACGTATTATTGTTTCTTTTAGATGACCATCTGCGTATTTAAAATCTTTAAAAAACTATTAAATTTAATTTAAGTACTTAATGAAAAAAAATATCGCCATTATCATGGGTGGATATTCTAGTGAATATCAAATCTCTTTAACCAGTGGAAATGTGGTTTACGAAACACTAGACCCCTCTAAATACAACGCATACCGTATTCATATTTTTAAAGAGAAATGGGTGTATGTAGATGCTAATAACACCGAATTCCCTATTGATAAAAACGATTTTTCTGTAACCATAGACCATAAAAAAATAAGCTTCGACTGTGTTTTTAATGCCATTCATGGTTCGCCCGGAGAAGATGGCTACATGCAAGGCTATTTTAAATTGCTTGGCATCCCGCACACCAGCTGCGATATGTATCAGGCCAGCATTACTTTTAATAAAAGAGATTGCTTAAGTGTTTTAAAACCTTATGGTATAAAAACGGCCGTATCTTATTTTCTAAATTTAGGTGATGTTATTAATGAAGATGCTATAATTGAACAGGTAGGTTTACCGTGTTTTGTAAAAGCAAACAAAGCTGGAAGTAGTTTTGGAGTGAGTAAAGCGCATAAAAAAGAAGACCTGCAAAAAGCTATTGAAACGGCTTTTAAGGAAGACGACGAAATTATTATAGAATCTTTTTTAGATGGCACCGAAGTTTCTGTGGGTGTTATTACCTATAAAGGCGAAACAAAAGTGCTACCTATTACCGAAATTGTGAGCGAAAATGATTTTTTTGATTATGAAGCGAAATATTTGGGGAAATCTCAGGAAATAACCCCGGCAAGATTAACCCCTAAAGAGGAAGCAAAAGTAAGCAGCATTGCCAAAAAAGTATATGAAGTTTTAAAAATGAAAGGTTTTAGCCGAAGCGAGTATATTTTTAAAAATGGAGAACCCCATTTATTGGAAGTTAATACCATTCCCGGATTAACAAGAGCTAGTATTTTACCTCAGCAAGCAGCGGCGGCAGGAATAACTTTGGTTGATTTGTTTGATAATGCGATTCAAGAAGCTTTAAAATAAGTATTAAAAGGAGGAACTTCAAGTCGATGCTATTTAGAAATAGTATCTTTGTATTACACCGTACTAAGTGAATCTGTTAAATTGAAATTAAATAAAATGAAACGCGCCATATTTCCGGGATCTTTCGACCCAATAACTTTGGGACATTACGACATTATTAAACGTGGTGTTACACTTTTTGATGAAGTGATTGTTGCCATTGGTGTTAATTCTGAAAAAAAATACATGTTCTCGCTAGATGAACGTAAAACCTTTATAGAAGAAGCTTTTGCCAATGAATCCAAAGTAAAAGTAGTTACTTATGAAGGTTTAACGGTCGATTTTTGCAAATCGGTTCACGCTGAATTTATATTACGTGGTTTACGCAATCCTGCCGATTTTGAGTTTGAAAAAGCCATTGCCCATGCCAACAGACGCTTATCGACAATTGAAACAGTATTTTTACTAACCTCGGCAAAAACATCGTTTATATCTTCGTCGATTGTGCGCGATGTTATAAAAAACAACGGCGACTACACGAAGTTTGTACCTGAAAGTGTTAGAGTAAAATAACTTAAAAGCCTAAATAACTTTTATAACTTATATTCAGATAAGGGTTTTGTAAAGGCTTCTGGGTTTTCTGCTAAATGGTATCTCGGATCGTTTATAGCTTCAACAATAACCTCCTCAAATTTTGGCGATGCTTTGTAGAGTAACTCTTTACACTCCGGACTTAAATGTTTTAGCTTAATTGTTTTCCCTTCAGCTTCATACTTATTAACTAAATTAAATATGGCTTCTAAAGCAGAATGGTCGCTAACGCGGGATTCGATAAAATCTATTATAATGTTATCGGGATCGTTTTTAATGTCGAATTTCTCGTTAAAAGCCTGAATAGAACCAAAGAAAAGCGGCCCCCAAATTTCGTAAGTTTTTGTTTTTCCGTCGTCAGAAAAACGTTTTCTAGCTCTAATTTTCTTGGCGTTTTCCCAGGCAAACACTAATGCCGAAATAATAACACCAATAAAAACGGCAATAGCTAAATCGTAAAACACTGTTACAGCCGATACGATAACCAAAACAAATGCATCCGATTTTGGTATTTTTTTCATAATTCGAAAACTAGACCATGCAAATGTTTCAATAACCATCATAAACATAACCCCCACTAAAGCAGCAATAGGCACTTGCTCTATGTATTTATCGGTAAACAAAATGAAGGTTAAAAGTGTTACGGCCATCATGATACCAGATAATCTACCACGA contains the following coding sequences:
- a CDS encoding RluA family pseudouridine synthase, which encodes MENYTPDNFDEESDLYEHFAFTVDKGQNPLRIDKYLMNFVENATRNKIQAAAKNGSIFVNNTPVKSNYKVKPYDKIRVLFTHPPHENLLVGENIPLDVVYEDNDLLVVNKPAGMVVHPGHGNYSGTLINALIYRFDNLPNNSSERPGLVHRIDKDTSGLLVVAKTEQAMTHLSLQFAEKTSEREYVAIVWGNIEEDEGTVEGNIGRHPKNRLQNTVFLGDEADKGKPAITHYKVLERLGYVTLVSCKLETGRTHQIRVHMKHIGHTLFNDERYGGEKVLKGTTFTKYKQFVENCFKILPRQALHAKTLGFEHPRTGEFLKFEAPIPDDIQQCIEKWRNYAKHQELED
- a CDS encoding PASTA domain-containing protein, whose translation is MSIIKFLSSKVFLKQILLAALAIVLLTFILLKWLNITTNHGSFEIVPDLKGKSLSVATMEVEENNLVLQVQDSANYNPDYPKFSVIDQEPAAGNQVKDGRKIYITLNPSGYRKILVPDLKERTFRQAKPTLEALGFKIGKLKYVDNIAKDMVLKMEHKGKAISPGEKLPKTSVIDLVLGNGNRP
- a CDS encoding D-alanine--D-alanine ligase, giving the protein MKKNIAIIMGGYSSEYQISLTSGNVVYETLDPSKYNAYRIHIFKEKWVYVDANNTEFPIDKNDFSVTIDHKKISFDCVFNAIHGSPGEDGYMQGYFKLLGIPHTSCDMYQASITFNKRDCLSVLKPYGIKTAVSYFLNLGDVINEDAIIEQVGLPCFVKANKAGSSFGVSKAHKKEDLQKAIETAFKEDDEIIIESFLDGTEVSVGVITYKGETKVLPITEIVSENDFFDYEAKYLGKSQEITPARLTPKEEAKVSSIAKKVYEVLKMKGFSRSEYIFKNGEPHLLEVNTIPGLTRASILPQQAAAAGITLVDLFDNAIQEALK
- the coaD gene encoding pantetheine-phosphate adenylyltransferase, which codes for MKRAIFPGSFDPITLGHYDIIKRGVTLFDEVIVAIGVNSEKKYMFSLDERKTFIEEAFANESKVKVVTYEGLTVDFCKSVHAEFILRGLRNPADFEFEKAIAHANRRLSTIETVFLLTSAKTSFISSSIVRDVIKNNGDYTKFVPESVRVK